The Methanococcoides sp. AM1 DNA window AAATTCATGGGTGAGAATGGCAAACCTTACCCCCTGCTCAAAGACATGAAGATCGAAAAAGAAGATGGGCAGATGATATTTGAAACAGTTATAGATTATATGCATAAGCTCTATGTAGATGCAAACCTTGTCCATGGCGACCTTAGTGAATATAACATACTGATCGATCAGGAAGACCTAACACCCATTATTATCGATATGGGTCAATCCGTAACTCTGGAACATCCACGTGCAGATCAGTTCTTAAAGCGAGATATCGAGAACATTGTACGATACTTTAAACGCTACAAGGTCGATGAATCAGCCGAAAGCATTTATGCACGGATAAAAGAACCGGAACCAGAGAACTAAAAAACATAAACTATAATTATAATAACCAGCAGGTAGACCACATGACACATATCAAAGTACCCCAGGACAGAATCGGCGCGATCATCGGCCCAAAAGGCAGTGTTAAAAACATGATCGAAAATAAATCCACCTCCAAACTGGAAATTAACAGTGAAAACGGTACGGTGGAAGTAATAGCTGGCGATGACCCGGTCGGAGCTATGAGAGCAGCTGACGTCATACATGCCATTGCAAGAGGATTCAACCCTGAAAAAGCATACAGTTTCTTTGATGATGATATGCTAATGCTCGAGATAATAGATCTCTCACAAGCAGCTTCAACAGCAAAAGAATTACTGCGTCTTAAAGGAAGGATCATCGGTAAAGGTGGGAAGACAAGAGAAATAGCAGAGAGTCTCATAGGTGTCAAGATCTCAGTCTACGGAAAAACAGTAAGCGTCATAGGCCATCCCGATCAGATACTTATAATGAGGACAGCATTGGAAATGCTTATCGACGGTGCAAACCATGGTTCTGTATACAGCTTCCTTGAAAAGAAGAAACAAGACATGATGCGTGCGCAGCTTGATTCATATTGATGAAGTCTTTTAAAGGATGCTGCACAATTGGCAGCAGCGTCCTTTAGACCAGACATATTTAGATCAGATATTGATCTGACACTAATATGGAGACATTTACATGGGTGAAACAAAGAGCATTGTACAAACAGCAATAGAGATCGGCGATTTTCCAACACTCGTAAATGCTGCAAAAAAGCTAGGCCTTGATAAAAAGTTCGATAACAACGGCCCATATACAATATTTGCACCCCTTGAAAAAGCATTCGATCCAATACCTGAAAATGTAATAGATGAGGCTTTTGATGACCTTGATTATCTTATGGACATCATAAACTACCATGTTGTCGAAGGAAAGTACCTGACATCAGATCTCAAAGGACTTGACTCATTGACTGCACTCAACGACAAGATATTGAAAATAACAAACGATGGCAATGTTATGATCAATGGGATCTCCATCGAAAAAGAAAATATCGAATGCACCAATGGTGTCATTCATGCTATCGGCGATATACTGATACCTTGAAAGCTGTCCTGCATACAAACTTAAATTGGAAGCATCACATGAACAGTGGTGCCCATACCCTGTTCACTTTCCACCCACATCTGACCCTCATGAAGACTCACAAGTTTCTTTGTGAGTGCAAGCCCTAAGCCGGTACCACCATAAAGTCGCTTTGTAGAACCATCCACCTGATAGAATTTATCATACAGATGAGGCAATTGTTCCTTTGGGATACCGATACCATCATCCCTGATAATAATATGCACCATCTCACCAAGGGTTTTAGCCTCAACGTTAACATTTCCCCCCTCTGAAGTGAATTTGACAGCATTAGACAGAAGATTGTAAATAATGTGCCTGAACTTTGCTTTATCGGCATTTATCTGAGGAAGCTCAGGATCCACATCATAAGAGAACAAAACATCCTTTTTTAAGATCGACTGCATAATTGAATCCTTAATCTCCATAAACACAGGGATCATGCTAAACTTTTCGAATGTAGCCTCCTCCTTTCCTGCTTCTATCATTGAGATCTCAAGCAGATCATTTATGATCTCAGAAAGATGATTACCATTCTTGGACACATTTTGGAGATATCTTCGCTGAACATCAGTAAGATCTCCACATCGGCCATCCAGCAATATCTCGGAAAATCCAATTATTGAATTGAGGGGTGTCCTTAGCTCATGACTAACATTCGCAAGGAATTCACTCTTGGAACAATTTGCAGCATCTTCAATAGCTTGAGCGCGTTTAAGAATATCTTCAGATTTCTTTGCCTCACTGACATCATGCAAGATCACAGAGAGATTGGAAGGCACATTATCCTGATCAAATATCACATGAGAATCAAGCATCGCAGGGAAAATACTGCCATTCTTCCTCATATGCCAGACACCTTCTTGTTGGAAATGTCCATTATTAAGTAACTTGTCACGTAAATATTTCAAGCGAGGAACCTGATCTTCATTGTAGAACATTAAAAAGTGATCCCCAAGTACATCTTTAAGAGAATGATCATGCATTGATGCAAATGCCTCGTTAAGATAAAGAAGTCTTCCTTTCAGATCAAGGACTGCAATACCATAGTTTGCATTATCAGAAATGGTCTTGAATATGTTAAGGTCCTTTGCTACAAGTATGCGTTCAACGAAATTACCAAGACAATCGGAAATATAGTCGACAATATATTCCTCTTCTTTCAGGAAAGAGCCACCATCTGCACCTGGCAATTCTTCAAGATAATAAACTTCCAGACTGCCATGAACTGCACCATCAACGAAGATTTCAGATGCATATTTCCATCGGGATATTTCGAAATTATCAGATTGGAACACCAGATCATCAAAAATGATCCTCGAACATGCGATCGACGAATTTTGCATACCACAGGGAACCATTTTCACGATCTGCTGAAAACCAGTCTCCAGTGAAGATGCATTATTGACCACTTTAGAAACTGAATGTAAATATTGTACAATATTCATACGTGTGCTACCACCTCGCCCCTCATTTACCGGATGATCCATAGCATCGGGCGTATTAATAACTTCAACATCCACACGATCGTTGCCACTTGCCATTACGCACGAGGAGCGTTCACATTCCCTTTTCGAGATCATCCACATTCCACATCTATGTTCTAAACTGATGCAAAAATAATCGCTTCGAATTGCTTTGCTCAGATATGAATGACATATTTCCCAATGTCATCGTACTACCACCTTTACTGATATGGTTTAACCAAATGTCAATCTTTTGGTTCCAACAATGATTATATTGTCAATTAATACCAACCATATTAAAGACTTTTCTTTTAAAAAAATAGAAATAAAATGATCCGGAAGATCAACAAAATCCATTCAATCATTCCAGAATTTCATCTATTAGCTCGAGTAGGTCCCTGACTTCGAGCGTCGAAGTTTCACTTACACCCAGTTTCAGGTTATTGACACAGAAAGGACATGTCGTAAGCAGAACATCTGCTATTTCGGCCTGATCCACTCTTTTCTCAGCGATCTGACGTGATATTTCAGGGAACATTGATCTGACACCGCCG harbors:
- a CDS encoding pre-rRNA-processing protein PNO1, which codes for MTHIKVPQDRIGAIIGPKGSVKNMIENKSTSKLEINSENGTVEVIAGDDPVGAMRAADVIHAIARGFNPEKAYSFFDDDMLMLEIIDLSQAASTAKELLRLKGRIIGKGGKTREIAESLIGVKISVYGKTVSVIGHPDQILIMRTALEMLIDGANHGSVYSFLEKKKQDMMRAQLDSY
- a CDS encoding fasciclin domain-containing protein; this encodes MGETKSIVQTAIEIGDFPTLVNAAKKLGLDKKFDNNGPYTIFAPLEKAFDPIPENVIDEAFDDLDYLMDIINYHVVEGKYLTSDLKGLDSLTALNDKILKITNDGNVMINGISIEKENIECTNGVIHAIGDILIP
- a CDS encoding cell wall metabolism sensor histidine kinase WalK, with product MISKRECERSSCVMASGNDRVDVEVINTPDAMDHPVNEGRGGSTRMNIVQYLHSVSKVVNNASSLETGFQQIVKMVPCGMQNSSIACSRIIFDDLVFQSDNFEISRWKYASEIFVDGAVHGSLEVYYLEELPGADGGSFLKEEEYIVDYISDCLGNFVERILVAKDLNIFKTISDNANYGIAVLDLKGRLLYLNEAFASMHDHSLKDVLGDHFLMFYNEDQVPRLKYLRDKLLNNGHFQQEGVWHMRKNGSIFPAMLDSHVIFDQDNVPSNLSVILHDVSEAKKSEDILKRAQAIEDAANCSKSEFLANVSHELRTPLNSIIGFSEILLDGRCGDLTDVQRRYLQNVSKNGNHLSEIINDLLEISMIEAGKEEATFEKFSMIPVFMEIKDSIMQSILKKDVLFSYDVDPELPQINADKAKFRHIIYNLLSNAVKFTSEGGNVNVEAKTLGEMVHIIIRDDGIGIPKEQLPHLYDKFYQVDGSTKRLYGGTGLGLALTKKLVSLHEGQMWVESEQGMGTTVHVMLPI